Proteins found in one Thalassomonas actiniarum genomic segment:
- a CDS encoding SO_0444 family Cu/Zn efflux transporter, with amino-acid sequence MEQITALFNNFIDLAAEASPWLLLGLLIAGLMKAWLPKQILNKHLGKGKSGIVKAALVGAPLPLCSCGVIPVATELKRGGASDPATASFLVATPETGVDSVSVSYAILGPVFAIYRPLTAIASAIITGLLVATDKSAGKILSTTKHDGKTNAGTQSACCSSTATKIDNKMSKTSGCCDSPPAETAGAPDSGCCSTPAPTETVSSCCAPQAAEATAATKCCASADETTKESESFSRKTLQGIKYAATQLVDDIIIWLFIGLVFATLVRTLLPPSLLTSYGSGLQAMLIMIAISIPMYICATASTPIAAGFILAGISPGTALVFMMAGPATNISTLGVIKNEMGSGVLIRYLGGIGLCALAFGYLLDWGLLKFNIDINQQMQHSHELLPYWFSLSCAILLALLAIKPLRKKWL; translated from the coding sequence GTGGAGCAGATCACAGCCTTATTTAATAATTTCATTGATTTAGCGGCTGAAGCCAGTCCCTGGCTATTGCTCGGCCTGCTTATTGCGGGATTGATGAAAGCCTGGCTCCCCAAGCAAATACTCAATAAACACCTGGGTAAAGGTAAGTCGGGGATAGTAAAGGCCGCCCTGGTAGGAGCCCCTTTACCCCTGTGTTCGTGCGGCGTGATCCCGGTGGCCACCGAATTAAAACGTGGCGGCGCCTCAGATCCCGCCACCGCTTCCTTTTTGGTCGCCACACCGGAAACCGGGGTCGACTCGGTATCTGTTTCTTATGCCATTTTAGGCCCGGTCTTTGCCATTTACCGGCCGCTAACGGCAATAGCATCCGCCATCATCACAGGGTTACTGGTCGCCACCGATAAATCCGCCGGAAAAATATTGTCGACAACAAAACATGACGGTAAAACCAATGCCGGCACACAAAGCGCTTGTTGTTCATCCACAGCGACCAAGATAGATAACAAGATGTCAAAAACAAGCGGCTGCTGCGATTCACCACCTGCCGAAACGGCCGGCGCGCCGGACAGCGGCTGTTGCAGCACGCCTGCGCCAACAGAGACAGTAAGCAGCTGTTGTGCCCCACAGGCAGCCGAAGCGACAGCAGCAACAAAGTGTTGCGCTTCAGCGGATGAGACAACAAAAGAGAGTGAAAGTTTTTCCCGCAAAACCTTACAGGGCATTAAATACGCCGCCACCCAGTTAGTTGATGACATCATCATCTGGCTTTTTATCGGCCTGGTTTTTGCCACCCTGGTCAGAACCTTATTGCCGCCGTCGCTGCTAACCAGTTACGGCAGCGGCCTGCAAGCCATGTTGATCATGATCGCCATTTCTATCCCTATGTATATTTGTGCGACGGCTTCGACCCCGATTGCCGCAGGCTTTATTCTCGCCGGTATTTCCCCCGGTACCGCCCTGGTCTTTATGATGGCCGGGCCGGCAACGAACATCTCAACCTTAGGGGTGATTAAAAACGAAATGGGCTCAGGGGTACTGATACGCTATCTCGGCGGCATCGGCTTATGCGCCCTGGCCTTTGGTTACCTGCTCGACTGGGGGTTGCTGAAGTTTAATATCGATATTAACCAGCAAATGCAACACAGCCATGAGCTGCTGCCTTACTGGTTCAGCCTCAGCTGCGCTATTTTACTGGCACTGCTGGCGATAAAACCGCTAAGAAAAAAGTGGCTATAA
- the ffh gene encoding signal recognition particle protein — protein sequence MFENLSDRLTKTLKNISGRGRLTEDNIKDTLREVRMALLEADVALPVIREFVSKVKERAVGQEVTKSLSPGQVFVKIVRGELEAAMGEVNEALDLKAAPPAVIMMAGLQGAGKTTSVAKLAKFLTEREKKKVLVVSADVYRPAAIKQLETLAQEIKVEFFPSDIKQKPVAIAEAAINHAKLNFFDVLIVDTAGRLHVDEDMMAEIQQLHGAINPVETLFTVDAMTGQDAANTAKAFNDALPLTGIILTKTDGDARGGAALSIRHITGKPIKFMGVGEKTDALEPFHPDRIASRILGMGDVLSLIEEVEQKVDKKKAEKLARKVKTGKGFDLEDFREQLQQMKNMGGMMGLMDKLPGMGNMSEQIKGQMDDKVTVRMEAIINSMTPAERARPEIIKGSRKRRIANGSGTQIQDVNKLIKQFTQMQKMMKKMSGKGGMQKMMRSMKGMMPPGGMGGMLGRK from the coding sequence ATGTTTGAGAATCTTTCCGATCGTTTAACGAAAACGTTAAAAAATATCAGCGGCCGCGGCCGGTTAACAGAAGACAATATTAAAGACACGCTGCGCGAAGTGCGTATGGCCCTGCTTGAAGCGGATGTAGCCCTGCCGGTTATCCGTGAGTTTGTCAGCAAAGTGAAAGAGCGTGCGGTTGGTCAGGAAGTCACAAAAAGTCTGAGCCCGGGACAGGTTTTTGTCAAAATCGTTCGCGGTGAACTCGAAGCGGCCATGGGTGAAGTTAATGAAGCCCTGGACTTAAAGGCGGCGCCGCCCGCGGTGATCATGATGGCGGGTTTGCAAGGGGCGGGTAAAACCACCTCGGTTGCCAAGCTGGCAAAATTCCTGACCGAGCGTGAAAAGAAAAAAGTGCTGGTGGTCAGTGCCGATGTTTATCGCCCGGCGGCGATCAAACAGCTGGAAACTCTGGCGCAGGAAATCAAAGTTGAATTTTTCCCCAGTGATATCAAACAAAAACCCGTGGCCATCGCCGAAGCGGCCATCAATCATGCCAAGTTAAACTTTTTTGATGTTTTGATTGTCGATACCGCCGGTCGTTTGCATGTCGATGAAGATATGATGGCGGAAATCCAGCAGCTGCATGGCGCCATCAACCCGGTAGAAACCCTGTTTACCGTTGACGCCATGACAGGTCAGGATGCCGCCAATACAGCCAAAGCCTTTAACGATGCCTTGCCTTTAACCGGGATTATCCTCACCAAAACCGACGGTGATGCCCGTGGTGGTGCGGCGCTGTCTATTCGCCATATCACCGGAAAGCCGATCAAATTTATGGGTGTGGGTGAAAAAACCGATGCCCTGGAGCCTTTCCACCCGGACCGTATCGCTTCCCGTATCCTCGGCATGGGGGATGTGTTATCCCTGATCGAAGAAGTTGAGCAGAAAGTTGATAAGAAAAAGGCGGAAAAACTGGCCCGTAAGGTGAAAACCGGTAAAGGTTTTGATCTGGAAGATTTCCGGGAGCAGCTCCAGCAAATGAAAAATATGGGCGGCATGATGGGGCTGATGGATAAATTGCCCGGTATGGGCAATATGTCTGAGCAAATTAAAGGCCAGATGGATGATAAGGTCACGGTACGTATGGAAGCCATCATCAATTCCATGACCCCGGCCGAGCGTGCCCGTCCCGAAATCATCAAAGGTTCGCGCAAACGCCGGATAGCCAACGGTTCAGGCACCCAGATCCAGGATGTGAACAAATTAATCAAGCAATTCACGCAAATGCAGAAAATGATGAAGAAGATGTCGGGTAAAGGCGGCATGCAGAAAATGATGCGCAGCATGAAAGGCATGATGCCGCCGGGCGGCATGGGGGGTATGCTCGGCCGTAAGTAA
- a CDS encoding cytochrome C assembly family protein, giving the protein MDLFATYSIIAFVAYLGASLAIITRLFHPQGPNQLLVLLIGCFAIIAHTLGVSQQMFLTDEVNFSLPYVISLVSLIITMSISVVATRFKVNLLLPVIYGFAGIWQLLLVLMPGGGEIPLTAEKALLISHITLALIAYCVLVIATLYAFQVAYINFKLKSKNLAAVNQLPPLMQVENQLFLILAIGTLCLFISEVSGFIFLENFLAKDKLHKTVLSLVALAIYSITLFGHFKRGWRGHRVLILTICATSLLTLSYFGSRFVKEFLLS; this is encoded by the coding sequence GTGGATTTGTTTGCAACTTATTCTATCATCGCATTTGTCGCTTATCTGGGGGCATCACTGGCCATTATCACCCGGTTGTTTCATCCCCAGGGACCTAATCAACTGCTGGTACTCCTGATCGGCTGTTTCGCGATTATTGCCCACACCCTGGGGGTCAGCCAGCAGATGTTCCTCACCGACGAGGTCAACTTCAGCCTGCCTTATGTGATCTCCCTGGTATCGTTAATCATCACCATGAGTATTTCTGTGGTAGCCACCCGCTTTAAAGTCAACTTGCTGCTGCCGGTGATTTACGGCTTTGCCGGCATCTGGCAGTTGTTGCTGGTGCTTATGCCCGGCGGCGGTGAAATACCGTTAACGGCGGAGAAAGCCTTACTGATCAGCCATATCACCCTGGCCCTCATTGCTTATTGCGTACTGGTCATTGCCACCTTATACGCCTTCCAGGTGGCTTATATTAACTTTAAACTGAAAAGCAAGAATTTAGCCGCCGTCAATCAATTGCCGCCGCTGATGCAGGTGGAAAACCAGCTTTTCCTTATTTTAGCCATAGGCACCTTGTGCTTGTTTATCAGCGAAGTAAGCGGCTTTATTTTTCTCGAAAATTTCCTGGCAAAAGACAAGCTGCATAAAACCGTACTTTCTTTGGTTGCCCTGGCAATCTATTCGATCACCCTGTTTGGCCACTTTAAACGCGGCTGGCGTGGACACAGGGTGCTGATCTTAACCATTTGTGCGACATCTTTGCTGACATTGTCATATTTTGGCAGCCGATTCGTGAAAGAGTTTCTCTTGTCATAA
- a CDS encoding HlyC/CorC family transporter: MDNISTEILFAILGLLIVFSAYFSSSETGMMALNRYRLRHLEKQNHKGAKRVSKLLARPDRLIGLILIGNNLVNIAASAIATVIGLRLLGDVGILVSTIALTLIILIFAEVTPKTLAALYPEKVAFPSSLFLTLLLKILYPLVIIVNWITNGILMLLGISSEQREQHSLSTEELRTVVNESGALIPERNQDMLVSILDLEKVHVEDIMIPRNELVGIDVNDDWKRIQKQLTQSNHTRVLLYRDNIDDVVGYVHVRDALKLLSKNQFTKATLLRAVRELYFIPEGTPLNVQLLKFQHAKERLGLVVDEYGDIQGLVTLEDILEEIVGDFTTTMTPTASDEVHLQPDGSYLVDGSANIRDINKAMSWKLPTDGPKTLNGLIIEYLEDIPQAKLSVRIAGYPVEIVDVSDNMIKSVRIMPEYYLEEETDE, translated from the coding sequence TTGGACAACATATCAACAGAAATACTCTTTGCCATTCTTGGCTTATTGATCGTATTTTCAGCGTATTTTTCGAGCTCAGAAACCGGCATGATGGCCCTGAACCGTTACCGGCTAAGGCATCTTGAAAAGCAAAATCACAAAGGCGCAAAGCGGGTCAGTAAATTATTGGCCCGTCCGGATCGTTTGATCGGTTTAATACTGATCGGCAACAACCTGGTTAACATAGCCGCTTCTGCTATCGCCACCGTTATCGGTTTACGCTTATTGGGAGATGTCGGGATCTTGGTTTCCACCATAGCTTTAACCTTGATTATCCTTATTTTTGCAGAAGTGACGCCTAAAACACTAGCTGCCCTGTACCCGGAAAAAGTTGCTTTCCCCAGCTCGTTGTTTCTCACTTTATTACTTAAAATCCTTTATCCTTTGGTCATTATCGTTAACTGGATCACTAACGGGATCCTGATGTTATTGGGGATCAGCTCGGAACAAAGAGAGCAACACAGCCTGAGTACGGAAGAGCTGCGCACTGTGGTTAACGAGTCCGGCGCCCTGATCCCGGAGCGTAACCAGGACATGCTGGTGAGTATCTTAGATCTGGAAAAAGTCCATGTAGAAGACATCATGATCCCCCGTAACGAACTTGTCGGTATCGATGTCAATGACGATTGGAAAAGGATCCAAAAGCAATTAACCCAGTCTAACCATACCCGGGTTTTGCTTTACCGTGACAATATCGACGATGTCGTCGGTTATGTTCATGTCAGGGATGCACTCAAACTGCTGTCAAAAAACCAGTTTACCAAAGCCACCCTGCTGCGCGCGGTACGTGAGCTTTACTTTATTCCCGAAGGCACCCCGTTAAATGTCCAGCTATTAAAATTTCAGCATGCCAAAGAGCGTCTGGGCTTAGTAGTGGATGAATACGGCGATATCCAGGGCTTAGTCACCTTAGAGGATATCCTGGAAGAGATCGTCGGTGATTTCACCACCACAATGACGCCTACCGCCAGTGATGAGGTACACCTGCAACCGGACGGCAGTTACCTGGTCGACGGCAGTGCCAATATCAGGGACATTAATAAGGCGATGTCGTGGAAGTTACCCACGGATGGCCCTAAAACCCTCAACGGCTTGATTATCGAATATTTGGAAGATATCCCCCAGGCAAAACTCAGCGTCAGGATCGCCGGTTACCCGGTAGAGATCGTTGATGTCAGCGACAATATGATCAAATCCGTACGCATCATGCCGGAGTATTATCTTGAAGAAGAAACCGACGAATAA